The Burkholderia sp. NRF60-BP8 genomic sequence CGCGCTGCTGCCCGCGCCGTTCTTCGACCGGCGCGACAACGGCCGCGTGCGGCTGCCGTTCGTGCTGCCGGCCACGCCCGATTCGGCGACGCTGCGCAGCGCGGGCGTGCTCGCGTCGTGGTTCGGCGCGCTGGCCGACTACCGGCATGCGCGCTTCCCGGTGTCGGTCGCGCTGCCGGCCGACGATCAGGCCGTCGTGGTCGGCACGGCCGCGACGCTGCCGGCCGGTCTCGCGCTGCCGCCGGTGGATGGCCCGCTGCTCGCGGTCGCCGACAACCCGGCCGCGCCGGGCCGCAAGCTGCTGGTCGTCACGGGCCGCACGGCGGCCGAAGTCGACGACGCGGTCGCGACGCTCGTGCTCGGCCGCGCGGCGCTGTCGGGACCGGCGGCGACGGTCGCGCACGTCGATCTCGGCGCGCCGCGCAAGCCGTACGACGCGCCGCGCTGGCTGCCGGTGAATCGGCCGATCGCGTTCCGCGAACTCGTGAACGACCCGCGCCAGCTGGAAGTGCGCGGCACGACGCCCGACGCGATCCGGCTGAACCTGCGCGTGCCGGCCGATCTGCATTCGTGGAACGGCGCGGGCGTGCCGATCACGCTGCGCTACCGCTATACGGCGCCGACCGTGCAGGACAATTCGACGCTCGCGGTCGAGATCAACGATCAGCTCGTGAAGTCGTACCGGCTCGGGCCGGCTCATGCGGAGGACGCGCACGGTCGCATGCAGCTGCCGCTGCTGGCGGTGCCGGAAGGGCGCGTGACGAGCGACGTCGACATTCCCGCGTTCCGCGTCGGCAGCGGCAACCAGCTGCAGTTCCGCTTCACGCTCGATTCGCAGAAGACGGGCCTGTGTTCGAGCACGGCCACCGAGCCGCAGCGCGCGGCGATCGATCCCGATTCGACGATCGACTTCTCGCACTTCGTCCATTACGCGCAATTGCCGAATCTCGCGTTCTTCGCGAACAGCGGCTTCCCGTTCACGCGCTTCGCGGACCTGTCGCAGACGGCCGTCGTGATGCCCGACCGGCCGTCGCCGCAGGAACTGGAGGCCTACCTGACGATGCTCGGCCACATGGGCGAATGGACCGGCTTCCCGGCGCTGCGCGTGCAGGTCGCGCGGCCCGGCGACGTCGCCGCGCTGTCGGGGCACAAGGATCTGCTCGTGATCGACGGTTCGCCGGCGTCGCCGCTGCTCGCGCACTGGCGCGCGGCGCTGCCGCTCGCGATCGGCGAGCAGGGCGGCGCGGGCGGCGCGGGCGCGACGCGCGTCGCGTTCACGGTGAAGGAGCGCTGGCGCAACGGCGTGGGCGTCGCCGACGGCGGCGCGCACATCGAACAGACCGGCCCGCTCGCGGCGCTCGCCGGGTTCGAGCTGCCGGGCAGCCGCGGCCGCAGCGTCGTCGCGCTGACGGCGACCGACCAGCGACGCCTCGGCGATCTGCTCGACGCGTTCGAGAACGCCGGACTCGTGTCGCAGTTGCAGGGCGACCTCGCGCTGGTGCGGCCGGGGCAGGTCGACAGCTTGCGGGTCGGCGAGCCGTACGTGGTCGGCTTCGTGCCGTGGTATGCGCGCGTGTGGACGCAGGCGGCGCGGCATCCGGTCGTGCTCGGCGCGGTCGGCGTCGTCGCGGGGCTGCTGCTCGCGCTCGGCGTGTTCAGCGTGCTGCAGCGGATTGCCGCGCGTCGACGGGGGATGTAACGGATGGCGCGGGCAATGACGAAGCGACGGGCAACGCAGCCGGCGCGGCGTGTCGGCGCGACGCTCGCGCTGGCGGTTGCGGTGACGTGCGCGGCGGCCGGCATGGCCACGCGCGCGCACGCCGCCGGGGCCGGCGCAGCCGACGCGGCCGCCGCGGGATGCGGCGCGGCGTGGCCGCGCTGGGAGGCGTTCAAGCGCGATTTCATCTCGGCGGACGGCCGCGTGATCGACGTCGGCTCGGCCGATTCGCGCACGGTATCGGAGGGTCAGGCGTATGGACTTTTCTTCGCGCTCGTCGCGGACGACCGGCGCATGTTCGACACGATCCTCGCATGGACCGAGAACAACCTCGCGCAGGGCGACCTGAGCGCGCATCTGCCGGCGTGGCTGTGGGGCCGCGCGCCCGACGGCGCGTGGCGCGTGCTCGACGCGAACGCGGCGTCGGACGCCGACCTGTGGATCGCGTATGCGCTCGTCGAGGCCGGCCGGCTGTGGCACGAGCGCAGCTATACGGCGCGCGGCGCGCTGCTCGCGAAGCGCGTGCTCGACGCCGAGACGGCGACCGTGCCGGGCCTCGGCCTCACGCTGCTGCCGGGGCCGACCGGGTTCAAGCTGGCCAACGGCCAATGGCGCGTGAATCCGAGCTATTCGCCGCCGCAGGTGATTCGCGCGCTCGGTGCGCGGCTGCCCGACGACCGTCGCTGGGCAGCGCTGGCATCCAGCACCGGGCGCGTGCTGCTCGACACCGCGCCGAAGGGCTTCTCGCCCGATTGGGCGTTGTATCGCGCGGGCAAGGGTTTCGGGCCCGATCCGGACACGCAAGCGCAGAGCGCGTACAACGCGATCCGCGTGTACTTGTGGGCCGGCATGCTGGATCGCGCCGATCCGCTCGCCGCGCCGCTGCTCGCGCGCTTCGCGCCGTTCGCCGACCATATCGCCGCGCACGGCGCGCCGCCGGAGCGGGTCGATACGACGACGGGCGTCGCGGGGCCGAACGACGGCAACGGCGGATTCTCCGCGGCGGCCGTGCCGTTTCTCGACGCACGCGGCCAGCACGCGCTCGCGGATGCGCAGGCAGCCCGCGTCGACACGCTCGCGCGCCAGTCGGCGCCCGGCTATTACACCAGCGTGCTGACGCTGTTCGGCCTCGGCTGGCGCGACGGCCGCTACCGATTCGGGGCGGACGGCACGCTCGACGCCCGCTGGGGAGGCCGCTCGTGCGCCGCCCGCTGAAGTGCGCCGTGCCTCACGTCGCGGGATTCGCGTGGCTCGCGTCGTCGGTGTGCGCGGCGGCGCCGGGCGCCGCGTCGGGCGCGGCGATGGCGAACCCCGCGGCACCGGCGGCCTCGGCTGCGGCCGATGCGCGGCGCGAGCTCGACACCGCGCGGATGTGGGGCATCAAGCATCGCGACGATCTCGCCCGCGATGCGCTGCGCAAGGGGCTGCTGATCGCGCCGGGCGATCCCGATCTGCTGGCCGAACAGGTGCGCGTGCTGCTGCGGCTCGGCGACGCGAAAGGCGCGCAGGCCTCGCTGGCGCGGCTGCAGGCGCAGTCGCCGAATGCGCCCGCCACGCGGCGGGTGGCCGACGAATACCGCGTCGCGACGAGCGGGCGTGGCGAGATGGCGCAGATCCGGCTACTCGCGCGCAGCGGCCGCGCCGACGAGGCGGCCCGGCGGATCGTCGCGCTGTTTCCGAACGGCGCGCCGGCGGGGGCGCTCGGCGCCGAGTATTACCAGATCGTGTCGAATGCGCCGGGCGGGCGCGAGCCGGCGATCGCCGCGCTGCGGCGCGCGGTCGCCGCCGATCCGCGGGACACGAGCGCGTCGATGGCACTCGCGGGGCTGTTGAACCAGCGCGACGACACGCGCGCGGAAGCGAACCGGATCGCAGCGTCGCTCGCGAAACGCGCCGACGCGGACCATACGGAAGCGATGGCGCTGTGGCGGCGCGTGCTGCAGTCGGCCGGCAGCGATCCCGCGTATCTCGATGCGCTGCAGGCCTATCTCGCGCTCGCGCCGGACGACACCGAATTCCGCGATCGCGTCGCCGGCCTCGAGCGGCAACGCGATGCGCAGCGCCGGCTCGAACGCGATCCCGACTACATCGCGCAGCAGCGCGGGTTGCAGGCGCTCGCGCGCGGCGATCTGGCCGCCGCCGATCCGCTGCTCGCGCGCGCCGCGCGGGTGCGCGCGGACGACGCCGATGCGCTGGGCGGGCTCGGCCTGCTGCGTCTGCGCGAAGGACGGCACGACGAAGCGCGCGCGCTGTTCGCGCGGGCCGCGACGCGTGCGACCGACCAGCGCGGCAAATGGCTGGGCCTCGCGCGTACCGCGCAGTTCTGGGGGCTGCTCGCCCAGGGCCGCGAAGCGGCCGGTGCGGGACGCCCGCGGGATGCCGAACGCGCCGCGCGCGCGGCGCTCGCGATGCAGCCGGACAACCCCGACGCGAAGCTGCAGCTCGCCGATGCGCTGCTCGCGCAGCGCGACTGGGCGCAGGCGGAGCCGTTGCTGCGCGGCTTGCTGGCCGCCCGCTCGCCGAGCCTGTCGGCCGTGCGCGACACGGCCACGCTGTATGAGAACACCGGCCGTGCGGACCGGATCGGCCCGCTGCTCGACGCGCTGCAAGGGCGCGTGACGGGCGCCGACGATCGCCGTGCGCTCGACGGCCTGCGCGGCGACCTGCTCGCGAAGGAGGCGCGCGCGCTGGCCGACAAGGGGGCGCGCGGGCCGGCCGCGCAACGCTACGAGGCGGCCGTGCGCGCGGCACCCGACGCGCCGTGGACGCGCTTCGCGCTCGCGCGCCTCTATCGCGACATGGGGCTGCCGCAGCTCGGCCGCACGGTGATGGACGACGGGCTCGCCCGCAGCGACACGCCCGAGATGCGCTACGCGAGCGCGCTGTACCGCAACTCGCTCGACGATGTCGCGGGCGCGCAGGCCGCGCTGGCGCCGGTCGACGATGCGCACCGTTCGGACGGCATGCGAGCGCTGGCGCGCAAGCTCGATGCCGAAAGCGCGCTGGCCGACGCGCGCGGCGCGCATGCCCGCGGCGATCGCGCGGCATTCGCCGCCACGCTCGCGCACGCGCAGGCGAGCGCGCAGGACGATCCCGACATGCTCGCCGCGATCGGCGCGCAGTGGATCGACGCGGGCGAACCCGAGCGCGGCCTCGCGCCGCTGCACGACTGGATCGCCGCGCACCCGCGCGAAGCCGACGCGGACGTGCGGCTGCGCTACGGCGACCTGCTCGGCAGCGCCGGTCGCGACGATGCGCTCGCCGCGTGGCTCGACACGCTGCGCCGCGACCCGGCGCTGACGCCCGCGCAGACGGCGCGGCTCGAGGACCAGTCGCTGCGGCTCGTGCTGCGGCAGACCGACGATGCGATCGCGCGACAGGACTATGCACGGGCGCGCACGCTGCTCGATCGCGCGAGCCCGGCCGGCCGCGCGGACAAGCGTTACGCGCTCGAACTCGCCGATCTCGAACGCGCGCAGGGTCATTACGACGCCGCACGCGATGCGCTCGCGCCGGTCGTGGCGCGCACGCCGGACGACGCCGATACGCAGCTCGCGCTCGCGCGGATCGACGAGGACAGCGGCAACCGCGCCGCCGCCCGCACGCGCGTGCTCGCGGTGCTGGCGCGCACGCCGGACGACGACGTCGACACGCAACTGTCGGCCGTGCGCCGCCTGAACGCGCTGCGCAGCCCGGACGACGCCGCGCAGGTGACCGGCCGGCTGCAGGCCGCATATCCGGCACGCGCCGACGTGACGGTGGCGGCCGGGCGCGTGGCCGAGGCGCAGGGCCGCTATGACGACGCGGCGTCGCTGTACCGGCTGTCGCTGTCGCAGGAACGCACGGCGGGCGTGAGTCCGGGCCGCGACGGGCTGACGCCCGCGCAGGCCGCGTTCGCGGAACTCGAACAGCGGCGCAATCCCGAGATCGAGACCGGCTGGATGCCCGCGTACAAGTCGGGCGACGAAGGCGTCTCGTCGTATCGCGCGCAGCAGGTGCCGATCTACCTGCAGATGCCGATCCGCTACGACGGGCACGCGTTCGCGCAGATCGACACCGTGCACCTCGACCCGGGCGCGCTCGACACGAGCGATCCGGACGCGTATTCGCTGAAGACGTTCGGCACCTATGCGGCGCTCAGGGCACGGACGAATCCGCTGGCCCCCGCGTTGCTCGCGAATCCGCCGGGCTCGCTGCACCAGTCGACGACGGGCGTCGCGCTCGGCGCCGGCTACCTGTCGGACGCGTGGCGCGTCGATCTCGGCACGTCGCCGCTCGGCTTCCCGGTGCATTACCTCGTCGGCGGCGTGCGCTATCGCTTCGACGCGGGCCCCGCGAGCTTCTCCGTGAATGCATCGCGGCGGCCGGAAACGAGCAGCGTGCTGTCGTACGCGGGGATGCGCGACCCGTGGACGGGCGCGGTGTGGGGCGGCGTGCGCCGCGACGGCGTGAACCTGCGCGCGTCGGTCGACGTCGGCCGCACGAACCTGTTCGCGGAACTCGGCGCGGGTGTGCTGTCCGGCCGCAACGTCGAGCGCAATGCGGAAGTCACGCTGCGCACCGGCTTCACGGTGCCCGTGTACGAGCGCGCGACGATGAAGGTCAGCACCGGGCTCGTCGGCAATGCGTGGCACTACGCGCAGAACCTGCGCTACTACACGTACGGGCAGGGCGGTTACTACAGCCCGCAGCGCTATCTGTCGCTCGGCGTGCCGATCGAATGGGCGGGGCGGCACGATGCGCTGTCGTGGGACCTGACCGTCACGGGCGGGATCTCGAACAGCTACGAGAAGGATTCGCTGTATTACCCGACGTTCTCCGACCAGCGCGCCGCGCAGGTGGCGGCCGGGTTCGTGTACGCGGGCAGTTCGACGCGCGGCGTGTCGTTCTCGTACGGCGTGAACGGCATCGTCGAGTATCGCGTGAACCCGCACCTGAGCGTCGGCGCGCAGTTGCACATCGACCGATCGCACGACTATGCGCCGAGCTCGGCGCTCGTCTACCTGCGCTATGCGTTCGATGCGCGCGCGCCGCGCAACTGGCTCGTGACGCCGACGCCCGTGCGGCTTTATTCGGATTACTAGGGACGAGGGGAACGCCGTGACTACGGAATTCGATGCCAACCGCCTCGCGCCCGGCGCTACCGGCCTGGCCGACCGCTTGCGCACGCTGCTGCGCGTGAGGCTGGCGGGCGGCCGTGCCGGCGCGTTGAGCCGGCTCGCGATCGACGGTTTGCCCGATACCTGGACGCAACTGGAAGCCGGCGGCCTTTATGCGATCTACGCGGCCGGCGGCACGCCGGCATGCGATGCGCTCGTATGGGAAAGCGCGCGCCAGGCGCGCACGCGCGACGTCACGATCGTGTTGGCGCGCGATCCGGCGCGCGTCGCCGCGCAGATTGCGTCGCTCGGTTTCGCGGGCGGCGCGCAGCCGGCCGGCTGGCCGCGCAACCTGAACGTGCTGGCGATGCCGGCGGCGGCCCAGCCGGCCGACGACGGTGCCGACGCCGGCGTGGCCGGCCACGCGTCGCGCCGCGCGGCGCCGGGTGCGTTCGCGCGGCTGACCGGCGGCTTGCGCGCGATGAAGCGCTACGGGCTGCATGCGCGTTCGCTGTATTTCGTCGAAGGCGCGCAGCGCTGGTTCAGCTGGGACGATCCGGCCGCGCTCGCGGATGAAGCGTATGCGCTGGCCGACTGGTGCCGCACGCGCCGGATCGCGCTCGTGCTGCTGCTCGACCCGGAAGCGAGCCGTGCGGGCGGCGTCGCCCGCGCCGACGATGCGCCGCTCGTGCGCGATGCGGATCGCACGCAGCGCGGCGACTTCCACGGTGTCTGCTCGGGCGTCGCGCAGTTGCAGCGCACGCACGGCGAGTTGCTGTG encodes the following:
- the bcsB gene encoding cellulose biosynthesis cyclic di-GMP-binding regulatory protein BcsB; its protein translation is MKPAVSLFVLAAAMTGAFHAAAPSAAPIPAAPAAAATAAAGHAGALDAAPAAVPATAPTSASAPAAGLPATTVHVPFASLGAFDPLRLRGADDARTINAGVRLDRVITGARLRLTYAYSPSLVFPLSHLKVSVNGEVIATVPFDAARAGRTVTQEIPIDPRYFSDFNQIGLRLIAHYTLDHCEDPANSALWADVSPTSELILDESPVRLPNDLALLPAPFFDRRDNGRVRLPFVLPATPDSATLRSAGVLASWFGALADYRHARFPVSVALPADDQAVVVGTAATLPAGLALPPVDGPLLAVADNPAAPGRKLLVVTGRTAAEVDDAVATLVLGRAALSGPAATVAHVDLGAPRKPYDAPRWLPVNRPIAFRELVNDPRQLEVRGTTPDAIRLNLRVPADLHSWNGAGVPITLRYRYTAPTVQDNSTLAVEINDQLVKSYRLGPAHAEDAHGRMQLPLLAVPEGRVTSDVDIPAFRVGSGNQLQFRFTLDSQKTGLCSSTATEPQRAAIDPDSTIDFSHFVHYAQLPNLAFFANSGFPFTRFADLSQTAVVMPDRPSPQELEAYLTMLGHMGEWTGFPALRVQVARPGDVAALSGHKDLLVIDGSPASPLLAHWRAALPLAIGEQGGAGGAGATRVAFTVKERWRNGVGVADGGAHIEQTGPLAALAGFELPGSRGRSVVALTATDQRRLGDLLDAFENAGLVSQLQGDLALVRPGQVDSLRVGEPYVVGFVPWYARVWTQAARHPVVLGAVGVVAGLLLALGVFSVLQRIAARRRGM
- the bcsZ gene encoding cellulose synthase complex periplasmic endoglucanase BcsZ, giving the protein MARAMTKRRATQPARRVGATLALAVAVTCAAAGMATRAHAAGAGAADAAAAGCGAAWPRWEAFKRDFISADGRVIDVGSADSRTVSEGQAYGLFFALVADDRRMFDTILAWTENNLAQGDLSAHLPAWLWGRAPDGAWRVLDANAASDADLWIAYALVEAGRLWHERSYTARGALLAKRVLDAETATVPGLGLTLLPGPTGFKLANGQWRVNPSYSPPQVIRALGARLPDDRRWAALASSTGRVLLDTAPKGFSPDWALYRAGKGFGPDPDTQAQSAYNAIRVYLWAGMLDRADPLAAPLLARFAPFADHIAAHGAPPERVDTTTGVAGPNDGNGGFSAAAVPFLDARGQHALADAQAARVDTLARQSAPGYYTSVLTLFGLGWRDGRYRFGADGTLDARWGGRSCAAR
- a CDS encoding cellulose synthase subunit BcsC-related outer membrane protein, which gives rise to MRRPLKCAVPHVAGFAWLASSVCAAAPGAASGAAMANPAAPAASAAADARRELDTARMWGIKHRDDLARDALRKGLLIAPGDPDLLAEQVRVLLRLGDAKGAQASLARLQAQSPNAPATRRVADEYRVATSGRGEMAQIRLLARSGRADEAARRIVALFPNGAPAGALGAEYYQIVSNAPGGREPAIAALRRAVAADPRDTSASMALAGLLNQRDDTRAEANRIAASLAKRADADHTEAMALWRRVLQSAGSDPAYLDALQAYLALAPDDTEFRDRVAGLERQRDAQRRLERDPDYIAQQRGLQALARGDLAAADPLLARAARVRADDADALGGLGLLRLREGRHDEARALFARAATRATDQRGKWLGLARTAQFWGLLAQGREAAGAGRPRDAERAARAALAMQPDNPDAKLQLADALLAQRDWAQAEPLLRGLLAARSPSLSAVRDTATLYENTGRADRIGPLLDALQGRVTGADDRRALDGLRGDLLAKEARALADKGARGPAAQRYEAAVRAAPDAPWTRFALARLYRDMGLPQLGRTVMDDGLARSDTPEMRYASALYRNSLDDVAGAQAALAPVDDAHRSDGMRALARKLDAESALADARGAHARGDRAAFAATLAHAQASAQDDPDMLAAIGAQWIDAGEPERGLAPLHDWIAAHPREADADVRLRYGDLLGSAGRDDALAAWLDTLRRDPALTPAQTARLEDQSLRLVLRQTDDAIARQDYARARTLLDRASPAGRADKRYALELADLERAQGHYDAARDALAPVVARTPDDADTQLALARIDEDSGNRAAARTRVLAVLARTPDDDVDTQLSAVRRLNALRSPDDAAQVTGRLQAAYPARADVTVAAGRVAEAQGRYDDAASLYRLSLSQERTAGVSPGRDGLTPAQAAFAELEQRRNPEIETGWMPAYKSGDEGVSSYRAQQVPIYLQMPIRYDGHAFAQIDTVHLDPGALDTSDPDAYSLKTFGTYAALRARTNPLAPALLANPPGSLHQSTTGVALGAGYLSDAWRVDLGTSPLGFPVHYLVGGVRYRFDAGPASFSVNASRRPETSSVLSYAGMRDPWTGAVWGGVRRDGVNLRASVDVGRTNLFAELGAGVLSGRNVERNAEVTLRTGFTVPVYERATMKVSTGLVGNAWHYAQNLRYYTYGQGGYYSPQRYLSLGVPIEWAGRHDALSWDLTVTGGISNSYEKDSLYYPTFSDQRAAQVAAGFVYAGSSTRGVSFSYGVNGIVEYRVNPHLSVGAQLHIDRSHDYAPSSALVYLRYAFDARAPRNWLVTPTPVRLYSDY